The DNA sequence ttatgtacgttttgactcgtctttcttccttatgtacgttctgactcgtctttcttccttatgtacgttttgactcgtctttcttcctcatgtacgttttgactcgtctttcttcctcatgtacgttttgactcgtctttcttgtTGCTATTTATGAATGTcatttcaatgtgtttctatgggatTTGGTACTAAAGGCCAGTCAATATTATCAAAtatgtatttttatatatatatatattttgttttatacCTATAATTCTAAATCAAATGGCTAAATAAATAATCTATAGTATGACCGTCTTAAAATAATTAAACATGTCAGTTTATAACCTCTTCCCCTCCACCCCAACATCTTAGACTGTTTTAAGGAGGTGTGGTTATGTTGTCCACAGAGGTGTGGTTATGTTGTCCACAGAGGTGTGGTTATGTTGTCCACAGAGGTGTGGTTATGTTGTCCACAGAGGTGTGGTTATGTTGTCCACAGAGGTGTGGTTATGTTGTCCACAGAGGTGTGGTTATGTTGTCCACAGAGGTGTGGTTATGTTGTCCACAGAGGTGTGGTTATGTTGTCCACAGAGGTGTGGTTACGTTGTccacagagcagaggagaggtgttGTTATGTTGTCCACAGAGGTGTGGTTATGTTGTCCACAGAGGTGTGGTTATGTTGTCCACAGAGCAGAGGTGTGGTTATGTTGTCCGCAGAGCAGAGGTGTGGTTATGTTGTCCGCAGAGCAGAGGTGTGGTTATGTTGTCCGCAGAGGTGTGGTTATGTTGTCCGCAGAGGTGTGGTTATGTTGTCCGCAGAGGTGTGGTTATGTTGTCCGCAGAGCAGAGGTGTGGTTATGTTGTCCGCAGAGCAGAGGTGTGGTTATGTTGTCCACAGAGGTGTGGTTATGTTGTCCGCAGAGGTGTGGTTATGTTGTCCGCAGAGGTGTGGTTATGTTGTCCGCAGAGCAGAGGTGTGGTTATGTTGTCCGCAGAGCAGAGGTGTGGTTATGTTGTCCGCAGAGCAGAGGTGTGGTTATGTTGTCCGCAGAGCAGAGGTGTGGTTATGTTGTCCGCAGAGCAGAGGTGTGGTTATGTTGTCCGCAGAGCAGAGGTGTGGTTATGTTGTCCGCAGAGCAGAGGTGTGGTTATGTTGTCCGCAGAGCAGAGGTGTGGTTATGTTGTCCGCAGAGCAGAGGTGTGGTTATGTTGTCCGCAGAGCAGAGGTGTGGTTATGTTGTCCGCAGAGCAGAGGTGTGGTTATGTTGTCCGCAGAGCAGAGGTGTGGTTATGTTGTCCGCAGAGCAGAGGTGTGGTTATGTTGTCCGCAGAGCAGAGGTGTGGTTATGTTGTCCGCAGAGCAGAGGTGTGGTTATGTTGTccgcagagcagaggagaggtgtggtTATGTTGTCCGCAGAGCAGAGGTGTGGTTATGTTGTCCGCAGAGCAGAGGTGTGGTTATGTTGTCCGCAGAGCAGAGGTGTGGTTATGTTGTCCGCAGAGCAGAGGTGTGGTTATGTTGTCCGCAGAGCAGAGGTGTGGTTATGTTGTCCGCAGAGCAGAGGTGTGGTTATGTTGTCCGCAGAGCAGAGGTGTGGTTATGTTGTCCGCAGAGCAGAGGTGTGGTTATGTTGTCCGCAGAGCAGAGGTGTGGTTATGTTATGTTGTCCGCAGAGGTGTGGTTATGTTGTCCGCAGAGCAGAGGTGTGGTTATGTTGTCCGCAGAGCAGAGGTGTGGTTATGTTGTCCCATTTTTACCCTAAAACCCCAAGAGACAATGATGCAGACGCACAGTGACTAAGAAACGGAAAGGAggaaacctaaagaggaaccaggctccgaggggCGGCCAGTCGTCTTCTGGCCGTACCGGGTGGGTTATGCTAACAGTGTGTCTCTCCACAGGTAATGCACTGCTCCCAG is a window from the Oncorhynchus keta strain PuntledgeMale-10-30-2019 unplaced genomic scaffold, Oket_V2 Un_contig_12263_pilon_pilon, whole genome shotgun sequence genome containing:
- the LOC127917840 gene encoding uncharacterized protein LOC127917840 isoform X3; translated protein: MLSTEVWLCCPQRCGYVVHRGVVMLSTEVWLCCPQRCGYVVHRGVVMLSTEVWLRCPQSRGEVLLCCPQRCGYVVHRGVVMLSTEQRCGYVVRRAEVWLCCPQSRGVVMLSAEQRCGYVVRRAEVWLCCPQSRGVVMLSAEQRCGYVVRRAEVWLCCPQSRGVVMLSAEQRCGYVVRRAEVWLCCPQSRGVVMLSAEQRCGYVVRRAEVWLCCPQSRGVVMLSAEQRCGYVVRRAEVWLCCPQSRGVVMLSAEQRCGYVVRRAEVWLCCPQSRGVVMLSAEQRCGYVVRRAEVWLCCPQSRGVVMLSAEQRCGYVVRRAEVWLCCPQSRGVVMLSHFYPKTPRDNDADAQ
- the LOC127917840 gene encoding uncharacterized protein LOC127917840 isoform X8 yields the protein MLSTEVWLCCPQRCGYVVHRGVVMLSTEVWLCCPQRCGYVVHRGVVMLSTEVWLCCPQRCGYVVHRAEERCCYVVHRGVVMLSTEVWLCCPQSRGVVMLSAEQRCGYVVRRAEVWLCCPQSRGVVMLSAEQRCGYVVRRAEVWLCCPQSRGVVMLSAEQRCGYVVRRAEVWLCCPQSRGVVMLSAEQRCGYVVRRAEVWLCCPQSRGVVMLSAEQRCGYVVRRAEVWLCCPQSRGVVMLSAEQRCGYVVRRAEVWLCCPQSRGVVMLSAEQRCGYVVRRAEVWLCCPQSRGVVMLSAEQRCGYVVRRAEVWLCCPIFTLKPQETMMQTHSD
- the LOC127917840 gene encoding uncharacterized protein LOC127917840 isoform X6 is translated as MLSTEVWLCCPQRCGYVVHRGVVMLSTEVWLCCPQRCGYVVHRGVVMLSTEVWLCCPQRCGYVVHRAEERCCYVVHRGVVMLSTEVWLCCPQSRGVVMLSAEQRCGYVVRRAEVWLCCPQSRGVVMLSAEQRCGYVVRRAEVWLCCPQSRGVVMLSAEQRCGYVVRRAEVWLCCPQSRGVVMLSAEQRCGYVVRRAEVWLCCPQSRGVVMLSAEQRCGYVVRRAEVWLCCPQSRGVVMLSAEQRCGYVVRRAEVWLCCPQSRGVVMLSAEQRCGYVVRRAEVWLCCPQSRGVVMLSAEQRCGYVVRRAEVWLCCPQSRGVVMLSHFYPKTPRDNDADAQ
- the LOC127917840 gene encoding uncharacterized protein LOC127917840 isoform X7 gives rise to the protein MLSTEVWLCCPQRCGYVVHRGVVMLSTEVWLCCPQRCGYVVHRGVVTLSTEQRRGVVMLSTEVWLCCPQRCGYVVHRAEVWLCCPQSRGVVMLSAEQRCGYVVRRAEVWLCCPQSRGVVMLSAEQRCGYVVRRAEVWLCCPQSRGVVMLSAEQRCGYVVRRAEVWLCCPQSRGVVMLSAEQRCGYVVRRAEVWLCCPQSRGVVMLSAEQRCGYVVRRAEVWLCCPQSRGVVMLSAEQRCGYVVRRAEVWLCCPQSRGVVMLSAEQRCGYVVRRAEVWLCCPQSRGVVMLSAEQRCGYVVRRAEVWLCCPQSRGVVMLSHFYPKTPRDNDADAQ
- the LOC127917840 gene encoding uncharacterized protein LOC127917840 isoform X2, which codes for MLSTEVWLCCPQRCGYVVHRGVVMLSTEVWLCCPQRCGYVVHRGVVMLSTEVWLRCPQSRGEVLLCCPQRCGYVVHRGVVMLSTEQRCGYVVRRAEVWLCCPQSRGVVMLSAEQRCGYVVRRAEVWLCCPQSRGVVMLSAEQRCGYVVRRAEVWLCCPQSRGVVMLSAEQRCGYVVRRAEVWLCCPQSRGVVMLSAEQRCGYVVRRAEVWLCCPQSRGVVMLSAEQRCGYVVRRAEVWLCCPQSRGVVMLSAEQRCGYVVRRAEVWLCCPQSRGVVMLSAEQRCGYVVRRAEVWLCCPQSRGVVMLSAEQRCGYVVRRAEVWLCCPQSRGVVMLSHFYPKTPRDNDADAQ
- the LOC127917840 gene encoding uncharacterized protein LOC127917840 isoform X4, with product MLSTEVWLCCPQRCGYVVHRGVVMLSTEVWLCCPQRCGYVVHRGVVMLSTEVWLRCPQSRGEVLLCCPQRCGYVVHRGVVMLSTEQRCGYVVRRAEVWLCCPQSRGVVMLSAEQRCGYVVRRAEVWLCCPQSRGVVMLSAEQRCGYVVRRAEVWLCCPQSRGVVMLSAEQRCGYVVRRAEVWLCCPQSRGVVMLSAEQRCGYVVRRAEVWLCCPQSRGVVMLSAEQRCGYVVRRAEVWLCCPQSRGVVMLSAEQRCGYVVRRAEVWLCCPQSRGVVMLSAEQRCGYVVRRAEVWLCCPQSRGVVMLSAEQRCGYVVRRAEVWLCCPIFTLKPQETMMQTHSD
- the LOC127917840 gene encoding uncharacterized protein LOC127917840 isoform X1, which codes for MLSTEVWLCCPQRCGYVVHRGVVMLSTEVWLCCPQRCGYVVHRGVVTLSTEQRRGVVMLSTEVWLCCPQRCGYVVHRAEVWLCCPQSRGVVMLSAEQRCGYVVRRAEVWLCCPQSRGVVMLSAEQRCGYVVRRAEVWLCCPQSRGVVMLSAEQRCGYVVRRAEVWLCCPQSRGVVMLSAEQRCGYVVRRAEVWLCCPQSRGVVMLSAEQRCGYVVRRAEVWLCCPQSRGVVMLSAEQRCGYVVRRAEVWLCCPQSRGVVMLSAEQRCGYVVRRAEVWLCCPQSRGVVMLSAEQRCGYVVRRAEVWLCCPQSRGVVMLSAEQRCGYVVRRAEVWLCCPIFTLKPQETMMQTHSD
- the LOC127917840 gene encoding uncharacterized protein LOC127917840 isoform X5 — encoded protein: MLSTEVWLCCPQRCGYVVHRGVVMLSTEVWLCCPQRCGYVVHRGVVMLSTEVWLCCPQRCGYVVHRAEERCCYVVHRGVVMLSTEVWLCCPQSRGVVMLSAEQRCGYVVRRAEVWLCCPQSRGVVMLSAEQRCGYVVRRAEVWLCCPQSRGVVMLSAEQRCGYVVRRAEVWLCCPQSRGVVMLSAEQRCGYVVRRAEVWLCCPQSRGVVMLSAEQRCGYVVRRAEVWLCCPQSRGVVMLSAEQRCGYVVRRAEVWLCCPQSRGVVMLSAEQRCGYVVRRAEVWLCCPQSRGVVMLSAEQRCGYVVRRAEVWLCCPQSRGVVMLSHFYPKTPRDNDADAQ